In one window of Streptomyces sp. NBC_01224 DNA:
- a CDS encoding tyrosine-type recombinase/integrase: MTRSAIEDPAARLRKRTGIGHFTPHVLRHSRATRLLRARVPIEVVAELPGHSSSPASGCISQPAATTPGPGLHRAHDDG, encoded by the coding sequence ATGACCCGCAGCGCGATCGAGGACCCGGCGGCCCGGCTGCGCAAGCGGACGGGGATCGGGCACTTCACGCCGCATGTGCTGCGGCACAGCCGGGCGACCCGGTTGCTGCGGGCCAGGGTTCCCATCGAGGTCGTGGCCGAGTTGCCGGGGCATTCGTCGTCACCGGCATCCGGGTGTATCTCTCAGCCGGCTGCCACAACCCCCGGCCCCGGACTTCACCGCGCGCACGATGACGGCTGA
- a CDS encoding alpha-L-fucosidase, with translation MVASWWSRARLGIFVHWTPASVPGWAPPYVPADELPLAGRRSPLGWTSYAEWYENALRFPDSPVSAHHRATYGTRPYAAFGGDFNDALDSWDPAAWASSFRAAGARYAVLVTKHHDGFCLWPSEVGNPHRTGWHTSRDVVGEFAEAVRAEGLRFGVYYSGGLDWTFDDRPIGTGADTVSAVPRGSYPAYAGAQIRELIRRYRPDILWNDIAWPGSRSDVQRLVEYYRFTVPHGVVNDRLFPYAPRWRALQLPGAKALYDRWERRTIAQGEGFVPRKPPYYDFRTPEFARYTGPDPYEITRGIDHSFGYNRNSPPEAFLGRDALDSLVRETASAGGNLLLNVGPRGEDATIPAEQQLRLDWLAELTPDGCIPG, from the coding sequence ATGGTTGCTTCATGGTGGTCCCGGGCCCGACTGGGGATCTTTGTGCACTGGACGCCCGCCTCCGTACCGGGCTGGGCCCCGCCGTACGTCCCCGCGGACGAGCTGCCCCTGGCGGGCCGCCGCTCGCCGCTCGGCTGGACGTCGTACGCCGAGTGGTACGAGAACGCGCTCCGCTTCCCCGACAGCCCCGTCTCCGCCCACCACCGCGCGACCTACGGCACCCGCCCGTACGCCGCCTTCGGGGGCGACTTCAACGACGCCCTGGACTCCTGGGACCCCGCCGCCTGGGCCAGCAGCTTCCGCGCCGCGGGCGCCCGCTACGCCGTCCTCGTCACCAAGCACCACGACGGCTTCTGTCTCTGGCCCTCCGAGGTCGGCAACCCGCACCGCACCGGCTGGCACACCTCGCGCGATGTGGTCGGTGAATTCGCCGAAGCCGTACGGGCCGAGGGCCTGCGCTTCGGCGTCTATTACTCCGGCGGCCTCGACTGGACCTTCGACGACCGGCCCATCGGTACCGGCGCGGACACCGTCTCGGCCGTCCCGCGCGGCAGCTACCCCGCGTACGCGGGCGCCCAGATACGCGAACTGATCCGCCGCTACCGCCCCGACATCCTCTGGAACGACATCGCCTGGCCCGGCTCCCGCTCCGACGTCCAGCGGCTGGTGGAGTACTACCGGTTCACCGTCCCGCACGGCGTCGTCAACGACCGGCTGTTCCCGTACGCACCGAGGTGGCGTGCACTGCAACTCCCGGGCGCCAAGGCCCTGTACGACCGCTGGGAGCGCCGCACCATCGCCCAGGGCGAAGGCTTCGTCCCGCGCAAACCCCCGTACTACGACTTCCGTACGCCCGAATTCGCCCGCTACACCGGCCCCGACCCGTACGAGATCACCCGTGGCATCGACCACAGCTTCGGCTACAACCGCAACTCCCCGCCCGAGGCGTTCCTCGGCCGGGACGCGCTGGACTCGCTGGTACGGGAGACGGCGTCGGCGGGCGGCAATCTGCTGCTCAATGTGGGGCCGCGAGGCGAGGATGCGACGATCCCCGCCGAGCAGCAGCTCCGCCTGGACTGGCTGGCGGAACTCACACCGGACGGATGCATTCCTGGCTGA
- a CDS encoding MFS transporter → MILDDPRTEPQRRVGGGWIGGLVLANLGLYMAFLTPIQVLLAEQIDDLTSSGKEVALGWATGAGALVAVIANPVAGALSDRTGGRFGRRHPWILGGALVGAAGLAVTAAQTTVVGVALGWCLAQLGLNTMLAGTSAVVPDQVPVRQRAAVSGFIGIPQTLGLVFGVLLVSVAVTGTGSGYLVLAGLVVLCALPFVLMTRDPVVPGVRGPVVRLRDFWVSPRLHPDFGWAWLTRFLVQLGNAIGTLYLLYFLKDAVHYPDPDMGVLYLTLLYTGGVVVTAVAGGIVSDRLGKRKMMVSACSMVMAAGSLLLTFWHTWPAAMVAAAVLGLGYGIYVAVDQALITQVLPTAVDRAKDLGVINIANSAPQVLGPALAAPIVAYAGGYAGLYLASTVVTVVGGVLVWRIRSVS, encoded by the coding sequence ATGATCCTGGACGATCCCCGTACGGAACCGCAGCGCCGCGTCGGCGGTGGCTGGATCGGTGGTCTGGTGCTGGCCAATCTCGGCCTGTACATGGCTTTTCTCACCCCGATCCAGGTGCTGCTCGCGGAGCAGATCGACGATCTGACCTCGTCCGGCAAGGAGGTCGCGCTCGGCTGGGCGACCGGGGCCGGGGCGCTGGTCGCGGTGATCGCCAACCCCGTCGCCGGCGCGCTGTCGGACCGTACGGGCGGACGGTTCGGCCGCAGGCATCCGTGGATCCTGGGCGGTGCGCTGGTGGGCGCGGCGGGTCTGGCGGTGACGGCGGCGCAGACCACGGTGGTCGGAGTGGCGCTCGGCTGGTGTCTGGCGCAACTGGGGCTGAACACGATGCTGGCGGGCACCAGCGCGGTGGTTCCCGACCAGGTGCCGGTGCGGCAGCGGGCGGCGGTTTCGGGGTTCATCGGCATACCGCAGACACTGGGGCTGGTCTTCGGGGTACTGCTGGTGTCGGTGGCGGTGACCGGGACCGGTTCGGGCTACCTGGTGCTTGCGGGGCTCGTGGTGCTGTGTGCACTGCCGTTCGTGCTGATGACCCGCGACCCGGTCGTGCCCGGGGTGCGGGGGCCGGTGGTCCGGCTGAGGGACTTCTGGGTGAGTCCGCGGCTGCATCCCGACTTCGGGTGGGCGTGGCTGACCCGTTTCCTGGTCCAGCTGGGGAATGCGATCGGCACGCTCTATCTGCTGTATTTCCTCAAGGACGCGGTGCATTACCCGGATCCGGACATGGGCGTGCTGTATCTGACGCTGCTCTACACCGGTGGTGTGGTCGTGACGGCGGTGGCGGGCGGGATCGTCTCGGACCGTCTGGGAAAGCGGAAGATGATGGTCAGCGCCTGTTCGATGGTGATGGCGGCGGGGTCGCTGCTGCTGACGTTCTGGCACACCTGGCCGGCTGCGATGGTGGCCGCGGCGGTGCTCGGGCTCGGCTACGGCATCTATGTGGCGGTCGACCAGGCGCTGATCACCCAGGTCCTTCCGACGGCCGTCGACCGGGCGAAGGACCTGGGGGTCATCAATATCGCCAACTCCGCACCGCAGGTCCTCGGCCCGGCACTGGCCGCGCCGATCGTGGCGTACGCGGGTGGCTATGCCGGGCTGTATCTGGCGTCGACCGTGGTGACGGTGGTGGGCGGGGTGCTGGTGTGGCGGATCAGGTCAGTGAGTTGA
- a CDS encoding GH1 family beta-glucosidase — translation MNVPSFPPGFLWGASASAFQTEGASDTDGKGPSGWDAFAAQPGRIKDGTDTTRGTGFHQHYREDVALLAGLGADAFRFSVSWPRVVPGGSGPINPQGLDFYDRLVDELCAHGITPAPTLYHWDTPLPLDEEGGWLNRDTAYRFAEYAGIVAERLADRVPMWITINEPAEVTMLGYALGEHAPGHTLLFDALPAAHHQLLAHGLAVRALRGAGADNIGIAVSHTPVWTAGDRDEDRLGAQLYDTITNWMFADPILTGRYPDENFAALMPGPVEDDLSTISTPIDWYGVNYYSPTLVGAPNTEALESFSGFEMPAELPFGIREIEGYEKTDFGWPIVPDGLRETLVQLHSRFGDRLPPLYITENGCAVDEPARDTRRIAYLEGHLKALRTAIDAGVDVRGYFTWSLTDNVEWTEGASKRFGLVHIDYETLRRTPKDSYAWYRDLIRAQKTGTGGSTH, via the coding sequence ATGAATGTGCCGTCGTTCCCGCCCGGTTTCCTGTGGGGAGCCTCCGCCTCCGCGTTCCAGACCGAAGGGGCGTCCGACACCGACGGCAAGGGCCCCTCCGGCTGGGACGCCTTCGCCGCACAGCCCGGACGGATCAAGGACGGCACCGACACCACCCGCGGGACCGGCTTCCACCAGCACTACCGCGAGGACGTCGCCCTCCTGGCCGGCCTCGGCGCCGACGCCTTCCGGTTCTCCGTCAGCTGGCCGCGCGTGGTGCCCGGCGGCAGCGGACCCATCAACCCGCAGGGGCTCGACTTCTACGACCGCCTCGTCGACGAACTCTGCGCCCACGGCATCACCCCGGCCCCCACCCTCTACCACTGGGACACCCCGCTCCCGCTGGACGAGGAGGGCGGCTGGCTCAACCGGGACACGGCCTACCGCTTCGCCGAGTACGCGGGCATCGTCGCCGAGCGCCTCGCCGACCGCGTACCGATGTGGATCACCATCAACGAACCGGCCGAAGTGACGATGCTCGGCTACGCCCTCGGCGAGCACGCACCGGGCCACACCCTCCTCTTCGACGCCCTGCCCGCCGCCCACCACCAGCTCCTCGCCCACGGCCTGGCCGTCCGCGCGCTGCGCGGCGCGGGCGCCGACAACATCGGCATCGCCGTCTCGCACACCCCCGTCTGGACCGCCGGGGACCGTGACGAGGACCGCCTGGGCGCGCAGCTGTACGACACGATCACCAACTGGATGTTCGCCGACCCGATCCTCACCGGCCGCTACCCCGACGAGAACTTCGCCGCGCTGATGCCGGGCCCGGTCGAGGACGACCTGTCGACCATCTCCACCCCGATCGACTGGTACGGGGTCAACTACTACAGCCCCACGCTTGTCGGCGCCCCGAACACGGAAGCCCTGGAATCCTTCTCCGGCTTTGAGATGCCCGCCGAACTCCCCTTCGGCATCCGCGAGATAGAGGGCTACGAGAAGACCGACTTCGGCTGGCCCATCGTCCCCGACGGCCTGCGCGAGACCCTCGTCCAGCTCCACAGCCGCTTCGGCGACCGGCTCCCGCCGCTCTACATCACCGAGAACGGCTGCGCCGTCGACGAGCCGGCCCGGGACACCCGCCGGATCGCCTACCTCGAAGGACACCTGAAGGCCCTGCGGACGGCCATCGACGCGGGCGTCGACGTCCGCGGCTACTTCACCTGGTCGCTCACCGACAACGTCGAATGGACCGAGGGCGCCAGCAAGCGGTTCGGCCTGGTCCACATCGACTACGAGACGCTGCGCCGGACGCCCAAGGACTCGTACGCCTGGTACCGCGATCTGATCCGTGCGCAGAAGACCGGCACCGGCGGCTCAACTCACTGA
- the treZ gene encoding malto-oligosyltrehalose trehalohydrolase — translation MLFEVWAPDADSAELRLAGALRAMGRDPVRAGWWTAEAEASDGDRYGFVLNGGANGGADGPVLPDPRSRRQPDGPDGESAVVDHSAYTWRNDWSGRGLPGAVLYELHIGTYTDEGTLAAAAARLGHLAELGITHVSLMPVCPFPGTHGWGYEGVSLWAVHEPYGGPEGLKRFVDTAHGLGLAVVLDVVHNHLGPSGNHLPAFGPYFTETHHTPWGAAVNLDAPGSDEVRAYLLGSALAWLRDYRLDGLRLDAVHALADTRALTFLEELSTATDALAAEVGRPLSLIAESDLCDPRTTTPRESGGIGLHAQWNDDFHHALHTALTGESQGYYADFAAAPLAAVAKTVTSAFFHNGTYSSFRGRTHGRPVDIARTPAHRFVGYAQTHDQIGNRALGDRLSATLSPGLLACAAALVLTGPFTPMLFMGEEWGARTPWQFFTDHTDPALAEAVRGGRRREFAAHGWAADDIPDPQDPATRNRSCLDWSEPAQEPHARLHAWYRELIALRHTLPDLSDPDLASVRTAHDEQARWLAYRRGDLRIAVNLDEKPAMIPLGGGRRRGAGGRVVAAWEPVEAPGGDGLLHLPPQSCVVLADD, via the coding sequence ATGCTGTTCGAGGTATGGGCACCGGATGCGGACTCGGCCGAACTGCGGCTGGCGGGTGCGCTGCGGGCCATGGGGCGTGATCCCGTACGGGCCGGCTGGTGGACAGCCGAGGCGGAGGCGTCGGACGGGGACCGCTACGGCTTTGTGCTGAACGGGGGCGCGAACGGCGGGGCCGATGGGCCCGTGCTGCCCGATCCGCGCTCGCGCCGTCAGCCGGACGGGCCGGACGGCGAGAGCGCCGTCGTCGACCACTCGGCGTACACCTGGCGCAATGACTGGTCGGGCCGGGGGCTCCCGGGCGCCGTCCTGTACGAGCTGCACATCGGTACGTACACCGACGAGGGCACCCTCGCCGCCGCGGCGGCCCGGCTCGGTCATCTCGCCGAACTGGGCATCACCCATGTGTCGCTGATGCCGGTCTGCCCTTTCCCCGGTACCCACGGGTGGGGGTATGAGGGGGTGTCGCTCTGGGCCGTGCACGAGCCGTACGGCGGCCCGGAGGGGCTTAAGCGTTTCGTCGACACGGCGCACGGTCTCGGGCTCGCGGTCGTCCTGGACGTCGTCCACAACCACCTCGGCCCGTCCGGCAATCACCTCCCGGCCTTCGGCCCGTACTTCACCGAGACCCACCACACACCGTGGGGCGCGGCGGTCAACCTCGACGCGCCCGGCTCGGACGAGGTGCGGGCGTATCTGCTGGGCAGCGCGCTCGCCTGGCTGCGCGACTACCGACTCGACGGACTGCGGCTGGACGCGGTCCATGCCCTGGCCGACACGCGGGCGCTGACCTTCCTGGAGGAGCTGTCCACGGCGACCGACGCGCTCGCTGCGGAAGTCGGCCGTCCGCTCTCGCTGATCGCCGAGTCCGACCTCTGCGACCCGCGGACGACGACACCTCGCGAATCGGGCGGGATCGGCCTGCACGCCCAGTGGAACGACGACTTCCACCACGCCCTGCACACCGCGCTCACCGGTGAGTCCCAGGGCTACTACGCGGACTTCGCCGCCGCCCCGCTGGCCGCCGTGGCCAAGACCGTGACGAGTGCGTTCTTCCACAACGGCACGTACTCCAGCTTCCGCGGCCGCACCCACGGCCGCCCCGTCGACATCGCCCGCACCCCGGCCCACCGCTTCGTCGGCTACGCCCAGACCCACGACCAGATCGGCAACCGGGCACTGGGCGACCGGCTCTCCGCCACGCTCTCGCCCGGTCTGCTGGCCTGCGCCGCGGCCCTCGTACTGACAGGGCCCTTCACCCCGATGCTGTTCATGGGCGAGGAGTGGGGCGCGCGCACCCCCTGGCAGTTCTTCACCGACCACACCGATCCGGCGCTCGCCGAGGCGGTCCGGGGCGGCAGACGGCGGGAGTTCGCGGCGCACGGCTGGGCGGCGGACGACATTCCGGACCCGCAGGACCCGGCCACCCGGAACCGCTCCTGCCTGGACTGGAGCGAACCGGCTCAGGAGCCGCACGCCCGTCTGCACGCCTGGTACCGCGAGCTGATCGCACTGCGCCACACCCTGCCCGACCTCTCCGACCCGGACCTGGCGTCGGTGCGGACCGCCCACGACGAACAGGCGCGCTGGCTGGCATACCGGAGGGGAGATCTGCGGATCGCCGTCAACCTCGACGAGAAGCCGGCCATGATCCCGCTGGGCGGCGGCCGGCGCCGGGGAGCCGGAGGCAGAGTCGTGGCCGCGTGGGAGCCGGTGGAGGCCCCGGGCGGCGACGGGCTGCTGCATCTGCCGCCCCAGTCGTGCGTGGTGCTGGCCGACGACTGA
- a CDS encoding aldo/keto reductase has protein sequence MKQRFLGRTGLRVSELCLGTMTFTRAGDEAAAHRILDTFTEAGGTFIDTADMYDRGGSEEVLGRWLKGHNRDSLVIATKVWGQMSDSPNDAGLSRKHILSAVEASLRRLGTDYIDLYQTHLWDMNTPIEETLATLDTLVESGKVRYLGASNLCASQLQLSLDLARHRGRTPYVCLQPLYNLLHREVEWELAPLSVREGVGIIPWSPLDGGWLSGKYRRGMTDAPADSRAARNRANGGDDWRRRDNEETWQVVDAVLAVAEEAGRTPAQVALRWLLGRPGVTAPIIGARTIEQLTDNLGAVGWELTAEQTARLDAASARPLPYPYDILERLSDRDR, from the coding sequence ATGAAACAGCGTTTTCTCGGCAGGACAGGACTGCGCGTCAGCGAACTGTGCCTGGGCACCATGACGTTCACCAGGGCGGGCGACGAAGCGGCCGCCCACCGCATCCTCGACACCTTCACCGAGGCGGGCGGCACCTTCATCGACACGGCGGACATGTACGACCGCGGTGGCTCGGAGGAGGTGCTCGGCCGCTGGCTCAAAGGTCACAACCGCGACAGCCTCGTCATCGCGACCAAGGTGTGGGGACAGATGAGCGACTCCCCCAACGACGCCGGGCTGAGCCGCAAGCACATCCTCTCGGCCGTAGAGGCGAGCCTGCGCCGTCTGGGCACGGACTACATCGACCTCTACCAGACCCATCTCTGGGACATGAACACACCGATCGAGGAGACCTTGGCCACGCTCGACACCCTGGTCGAGTCGGGCAAGGTGCGCTACCTCGGTGCGAGCAACCTCTGCGCCTCACAGCTCCAGCTGTCCCTCGATCTCGCCCGGCACCGCGGCCGGACGCCATACGTCTGCCTCCAGCCGCTCTACAACCTCCTGCACCGCGAGGTCGAGTGGGAGCTGGCACCGCTCAGCGTCCGGGAGGGCGTCGGGATCATCCCGTGGTCGCCGCTGGACGGCGGCTGGCTGTCCGGCAAGTACCGGCGCGGCATGACGGACGCGCCCGCAGACTCCCGCGCGGCCCGCAACCGGGCAAACGGGGGCGACGACTGGCGGCGCCGGGACAACGAGGAGACCTGGCAGGTCGTGGACGCCGTCCTGGCCGTGGCCGAGGAAGCCGGCCGCACCCCCGCCCAGGTCGCACTCCGCTGGCTCCTCGGGCGGCCGGGCGTCACCGCCCCCATCATCGGGGCGCGCACGATCGAGCAGCTCACCGACAATCTCGGCGCCGTGGGCTGGGAGCTGACGGCCGAGCAGACGGCGAGGCTGGACGCGGCGAGCGCCCGCCCGCTGCCGTATCCGTACGACATCCTGGAGCGGCTGAGCGACCGGGACCGTTAG
- a CDS encoding aminopeptidase P family protein — translation MSSPNQPVPFTADDYRARMTRAAESAAEAGLAGVLVAPGPDLVHLTGYQPVNTERLTVLVLTPGQDPVLVVPTLEAPDAEKAVGAPALTLRDWTDGKDPYAVTAPLLDGRGRFAVSDNAWAMHLLGLQRTLPDTSYVSLTEALPMLRAVKDAAELERLAAAGAAADATYGEILKVRFAGRKETDIAADLADLLKRFGHSQVDFTVVGSGPNGANPHHEAGDRTIEQGDMVVLDFGGLKHGYGSDTSRTVHVGEPTAEEQRVHDIVREAQEAGCNAVRPGVACQEIDRAARAVITEFGYGERFIHRTGHGIGVTTHEPPYMIEGEEQPLVPGMCFSVEPGIYLPGRFGVRIEDIVTVTEDGGRRLNGTARELAIVE, via the coding sequence ATGTCCAGCCCGAACCAGCCCGTACCGTTCACCGCCGACGACTACCGGGCCCGGATGACGCGTGCCGCCGAGAGCGCCGCCGAGGCCGGGCTCGCGGGGGTGCTGGTCGCCCCCGGACCCGATCTCGTCCACCTCACCGGCTACCAGCCCGTGAACACCGAACGCCTCACCGTCCTCGTCCTCACACCGGGCCAGGACCCGGTCCTGGTCGTCCCGACCCTGGAGGCTCCGGACGCCGAGAAGGCCGTCGGGGCGCCCGCCCTCACCCTCCGGGACTGGACCGACGGCAAGGACCCGTACGCCGTCACAGCCCCGCTGCTCGACGGCCGGGGCCGGTTCGCGGTCAGCGACAACGCCTGGGCGATGCATCTGCTCGGGCTGCAGCGGACGCTTCCGGACACCTCGTACGTCTCCCTCACCGAGGCCCTGCCGATGCTGCGCGCGGTGAAGGACGCCGCTGAGCTGGAGCGGCTCGCGGCTGCCGGGGCCGCCGCCGACGCCACGTACGGCGAGATCCTCAAGGTGCGCTTCGCCGGCCGCAAGGAGACCGACATCGCCGCCGATCTGGCCGATCTGCTCAAGCGGTTCGGGCACTCCCAGGTCGACTTCACCGTCGTCGGATCCGGCCCGAACGGCGCCAATCCGCACCACGAGGCGGGCGACCGCACCATCGAGCAGGGCGACATGGTCGTGCTCGACTTCGGCGGCCTCAAGCACGGCTACGGCTCCGACACCTCCCGTACGGTCCATGTCGGCGAGCCCACCGCCGAGGAGCAGCGGGTCCACGACATCGTGCGGGAGGCCCAGGAGGCGGGCTGCAACGCGGTCCGGCCCGGCGTCGCCTGCCAGGAGATCGACCGGGCGGCCCGCGCCGTCATCACCGAGTTCGGCTACGGCGAGCGCTTCATCCACCGCACCGGCCACGGGATCGGCGTCACCACCCACGAACCGCCGTACATGATCGAGGGCGAGGAGCAGCCGTTGGTGCCGGGGATGTGCTTCTCCGTGGAGCCGGGCATCTATCTGCCGGGCCGGTTCGGTGTCCGGATCGAGGACATCGTGACCGTGACCGAGGACGGTGGCCGACGCCTCAACGGCACCGCGCGCGAACTGGCGATCGTCGAGTAG
- a CDS encoding nucleoside/nucleotide kinase family protein, with protein MDISDLSELTARALRLAVPGHRRILGIAGPPGAGKSTLAAQLVDALDGLAVLVPMDGFHLARAELERLGRAGRKGAPDTFDAAGYAALLRRLRLPEPETTVYAPAFDRALEEPIAGAVPVPPDIPLVVTEGNYLLHDEGAWASVHRLLDEVWFLELEPALRVRRLVDRHVRFGKPRPYAEQWVAGSDEPNARLVERGRARAGLVVRLHPET; from the coding sequence ATGGACATCAGCGACCTCAGCGAGCTGACGGCGCGCGCCCTGCGCCTCGCCGTCCCCGGCCACCGCCGCATCCTCGGCATCGCGGGACCGCCCGGAGCCGGGAAGTCCACCCTGGCCGCACAGCTCGTCGACGCTCTCGACGGTCTCGCCGTCCTCGTCCCCATGGACGGCTTCCACCTCGCCCGGGCCGAGCTGGAACGGCTCGGCCGCGCCGGCCGCAAGGGCGCCCCCGACACCTTCGACGCCGCCGGTTACGCGGCCCTGCTCCGGCGTCTGCGCCTCCCGGAACCGGAGACCACCGTGTACGCCCCCGCCTTCGACCGCGCCTTGGAGGAGCCGATCGCCGGGGCCGTCCCCGTCCCCCCGGACATCCCGCTCGTCGTCACCGAGGGCAATTACCTCCTGCACGACGAAGGGGCCTGGGCGTCCGTGCACCGGCTGCTCGACGAGGTCTGGTTCCTGGAACTCGAACCGGCTCTGCGGGTACGCCGGCTCGTCGACCGGCATGTGCGGTTCGGCAAGCCCCGGCCGTACGCAGAACAATGGGTGGCCGGGTCCGACGAACCCAACGCACGCCTGGTCGAACGGGGCCGCGCCCGCGCCGGCCTCGTCGTACGGCTGCACCCGGAAACCTGA
- a CDS encoding VOC family protein has protein sequence MPHIALVTLVVREYAEAVSFYTDALGFELVEDTDRGDGSRWVVVRPRGTEGTGLLLARAKDEAQRASIGAQTGGRVGFFLHTEDFAGDHARMLAAGVRFLEEPRHEAYGSVAVFEDLYGNRWDLLQPTRP, from the coding sequence ATGCCGCACATCGCCCTGGTCACCCTGGTCGTCCGTGAATACGCCGAAGCAGTCTCCTTCTACACCGATGCCCTCGGCTTCGAGCTGGTGGAGGACACCGACCGGGGCGACGGCTCGCGCTGGGTGGTCGTGCGTCCGCGCGGCACGGAGGGGACCGGGCTGCTCCTGGCCCGCGCCAAGGACGAGGCGCAGCGGGCGAGCATCGGCGCACAGACGGGCGGCCGGGTGGGCTTCTTCCTGCACACCGAGGACTTCGCGGGCGACCACGCCCGGATGCTGGCCGCCGGGGTGCGGTTCCTGGAGGAGCCGCGGCACGAGGCATACGGATCGGTGGCGGTCTTCGAGGACCTGTACGGCAATCGCTGGGATCTGCTTCAGCCCACGCGGCCCTGA
- a CDS encoding response regulator transcription factor has product MRIVIAEDNALLREGLILLLTSSGHEVVADAATGPEVLPALLEHRPDAAVLDVRLPPTFRDEGLRAALAARAEMPELPILVLSQYVEETYAAELLAQGAQGIGYLLKDRVGRVDQFLQALDRVAGGGTALDPEVVTQLLTRKSSAQPLQSLTPREREVLELMAQGKANGTIATELVVTERAVSKHIGSIFAKLGLEPDDGTVHRRVLAVLAYLEGKGTR; this is encoded by the coding sequence GTGCGGATCGTGATCGCCGAGGACAACGCGCTGCTGAGGGAGGGGCTGATCCTGCTGCTCACCAGCTCGGGCCACGAGGTGGTGGCCGACGCGGCGACCGGACCCGAGGTGCTGCCCGCCCTGCTGGAACACCGCCCGGACGCCGCCGTGCTCGACGTACGGCTCCCGCCCACCTTCCGCGACGAGGGGCTGCGTGCCGCACTCGCCGCCCGCGCGGAGATGCCCGAACTGCCGATCCTGGTCCTCTCGCAGTACGTCGAGGAGACGTACGCCGCCGAGCTGCTCGCCCAGGGCGCCCAGGGCATCGGGTACCTGCTGAAGGACCGGGTGGGCCGCGTCGACCAGTTCCTGCAGGCGCTCGACCGGGTGGCGGGCGGCGGCACGGCGCTCGACCCCGAGGTCGTGACCCAGCTGCTGACCCGCAAGTCGTCGGCCCAGCCCCTGCAGAGCCTCACTCCGCGCGAGCGCGAAGTCCTGGAACTGATGGCACAGGGCAAGGCGAACGGCACCATCGCCACCGAACTGGTGGTGACGGAACGGGCCGTGAGCAAGCACATCGGCTCGATCTTCGCCAAGCTCGGCCTGGAACCGGACGACGGCACGGTGCACCGGCGGGTGCTTGCGGTGCTGGCCTATCTGGAGGGCAAGGGCACGCGCTGA